One Lentimicrobiaceae bacterium genomic window, ATGTTCCTGAAGAATTTCGACGAATCCGTTGTCTTGCGTTTTGCAACACTCGAGCTCGTTAGAGGGGAATGGCGTAAATATTACAGCAATCTGCTGCAACCCGGCGAATATATTCCCGATCCCAACCAGAGCGAAACCAGCTTCGACATCTCAACTGTTAGTATTGAAGAGAATGGAAGCAGGGATCCAATACCTTATGTACTTCCTCCTGACATTGACCGCGAAATTAATGTTGGAACCACCAATTACCAACGACTCAACGAACAGGCTATGGTGTTAAAAGTTTGCAACCTGCTCGACGGAGATGCCCGGGGAACCTACAAAACCACTGATTTTGACTTCAGGCAGTACAAAAAAATGAAGATGTACATTCATGCTGAAAAGTCAATAGCTGAAAAAGAACTGAAAAAAGGCGACTTAACCGTCTTCGTAAGAATTGGCTCTGACTTTACAGAGAACTATTATGAATATGAGGTCCCGATTGAATTCACGCCCTGGGGAACAACTGCTGTTAATGACAGGTTAATCTGGCCCGATGCCAATCGTATGGAAATAGAGTTGGCCAAACTTGTTGAAGCCAAGCAAAAACGCAATGACGCGATGGGACAGCCAGGCTCCATGATAACCGTTCTCACTCCTTACGAAGTTTATGATGGTGAAAATAAGATTACGGTGGTGGGTATGCCCAGCCTGAGTGATGTTAAGGCTTTTCTCATTGGTGTCAGAAACCCTAAAAAACAAATGATTACAGACCTGGATGATGGCTATGAAAAATGTGCCGAAATCTGGGTAAATGAGCTGAGATTAACCGATTTTGATGAGAAAAGCGGCTTTGCCGCAACTGCACGTATTGCAGCAAACCTGGCCGATTTAGGTAATGTTGTTGTTTCGGGCAGCTATTCAACTCCTGGATTCGGGAGCATTGAAAAAAAGGTAAATGAACGGCAGCAGGAAGCCAACAGCCAGTTTGATGTGGCTACCAATATTCAGCTGGGTAAATTCTTCCCTGAAAAAAGTGGAATTAAGATACCCATGCATATCGACTATTCCGAAATGCGGCTTACACCCAAATACAATCCCCTCGATCCTGACATTCTATACTCCAGCCTGATTTCTGACTTGAATAGTTCGGAAAAAGATTCAATTAGAAACAAGGTCCAGGATATTACCCGGCGAACCAACGTTAACTTTGTGAATATGCGCAAAGAAAAAGTTGGAGCCAAAGGCAAGCCCAAGGTGTATGATATCTCCAACTTTGACTTCACCTATGCTTATTCGCAAATTTATCATCAAAATATTGATATTGAATACGATAGTCGTAAGCAATATAGAGGTGGAATAGGATATAACTACATTAATAACCCTAAACTGGTTAAACCATTCCAAAAGGTGAAGTTCCTTCAGAACAAATCATTGGCATTGATCAAAGATTTTAACTTCTACTATTTGCCCAAGATGTTCTCTTTCCGAACCGACATGAATCGCCAATACAGCGAACGTTTGCTCAGAAATAAGAGTGACGCACTTGTGATCATTGAACCTACATACATCAAAAGCTGGGACTGGAATAGAATCTTTGATTTCAAATTTGACCTTTCACAATCACTTAAACTCGAATATCAGGCCAATGCCAATGCATACGTGCAGGAGCCTCCCGGCCGAATAGACCGAAACGCTGATGATTACAAAATGAGGCGTGATTCTATTTGGGATGAGATTATGAACTTTGGGACAATGAACAGATTCACCCAAAACATGAGTCTCAACTACACGGTGCCTATCAATAAGATTCCTATTTTAAACTGGGTTAACCTTAGCACCCGCTATGCAAGCACTTTCCGTTGGGAAGCATCTCCCCGCTCAATTCAGAGCATCATGGGAAATACAATTGAAAATTCCAATACCATTAATATTAATGGAAATGCAAGGCTGACCAATTTGTACAATAAAGTAGGGTTCCTCAAAAAAATCGGACAAAAGGCCCGACCGACGCCTGGTCGACCCGGCCCCGGAGGTCGTCAGCCAGCAAACAAAAACAAACAAGACAATCCTGACGAAACACTTGCTGCTGACTCAACTGCTAAAAAAGGTCCGAATATAGCCAAATTGCTTGGCACAGGTCTGGTAAAACTGGTTATCGGATTCAAAGATGTTCAGTTAAATTACACTGAATCTAACGGAACCTTATTGCCGGGATTTATGCCCAAACCCGATATCCTGGGAAGCCGTTTGAGCGACATGGCCCCGGGTTTTGGATTTGCTTTTGGCGGGCAGGCTGATATAAGGGATGATGCTGTAAGCAAAGGATGGCTTTCTACAGATACCTTGCTTAACAATGCTTATATCCTCAGAATGACCAAAAATTTAACTGCAAGGGCGACTTATGAACCATTTGCCGACTTCAGACTTGAATTTACAGCCGACAGAACGGAATCGTTCGGACATCAGGAATATTTTAAAGCCAATGCATCCGGCACTTTTTCGTCATCATCACCACAAGACAGAGGTTCATTCAGCACATCAATCATCTCACTCAGAACCGCATTCAGAAAAGACGGGACAGATAATATTTCTCAGACTTTCGAGGAATTTAAGGAAAACAGAAGAGTAATTTCTGCCAGGCTTGGTGCTGAAAGTCCATTCTCTAACGGAGTCGACAGTGCTGGTTATAATATCGGATATGGTGCCGGCTCTCAGGAAGTACTTATCCCTGCCTTCATTGCAGCCTACACTGGCAGTGATCCCAAAAAAGTTTCATTATCAGCATTTCCAAAAATCCCTATACCAAACTGGAGATTTACCTATAACGGGCTTTCAAAACTTGAATTTCTGAAAAAATACTTTAAACAGGTAAATATAGCACATGGTTACCGTTCAACTTATGCTGTTGGAAGTTATATCTCCAACATCGATTATATTGAAGAAAACGGATTTGCTACAACTTTTGACTTCTCAGGTAATTTCATCCCTAAAAACAGGATTGAAGTTATTACTCTCACTGAGCAGTTTAGTCCTCTCTTTGGATTAGACATGACCTGGAATAATAGTTTGCTTTCAAAGTTTGAATACAAAAAGTCGCGAAATCTTTCATTGAGCTTTGTAAACAATCAGCTCACAGAAGTTTCAAGCAATGAAATTGTTATCGGACTGGGTTATAGATTTAAGGATGTAAAGCTGAATTTATCATCGGGAGGAAGAAAACAGCAGCTCAAGAGTGATTTGAACGTGAAGATGGATTTATCCATACGCGACAATAAAACTGTACTGCGCAGGCTTGATGAGGCAATCAATCAGATTTCAACAGGCAACCGGATGGTCTCTATCAATACTTCGGCTGATTATGTAATAAACCAACGGTTTAACGTAAGGCTGTTTTTCGACAAGACCATTACAAATCCTTTTGTATCTTCTCAATTCAAAAACTCTACAACGAATGCAGGTGTCAGTTTAAGATTTACACTTGCTCAATAAACAGATACAGCATTGAATAAAAAGACCATCAACCTGAACGATGGTCTTTTTTTATTTCCGACCACAGAGCATCAAAAGCTTTTGCCGCATCTGATGAAGGTTTCGAACTCACTACAGGTTTTAAATAAATGCCCATCTTTTCAATATCGCTTAAATAAGGTATTGAGGACAAGAAGAAATTCATTCCCCGGAAATCCCATTCCTCAAGAATATGCTTTTGAAGACCTTTTCGCCTGTCAACCATAGAAAAAAAGCCCTTATATGTGCAACCCTTAACTAAAGGCTTTTCATCTGCAAACTTTATGAAATCATAATATGTTCGTACCGAAAGTGTAGTTGGCACTACAGGAATCAACACAAGATTTGAAGCATTAAAAATAGCTTTCGACAATAAAGTCAAGCCTGGAGGACAATCAATAAATATCCAGGAATATTTATCCTTCAAAGGTAAAATCATGTCTTTGATACGACTTCCGGCCTTTTTAACTTCACCAAGAACAGTCTCCATCTCGCGATAAGCAAGAGTAGCTGGTAAAATATCAAGATGAACAAATTCAGTTGATTTAATATGCTCTTCAATATCCGACTTTCCTTTTAGCAGCCTTTTAACTGTCGTTTTAATTTTAGGTTTAACTTTCAGATAAAAAGTAGAAGAAGCCTGAGGATCCAGGTCAATAAGCAAGGTTTTTTCACCTGCAAAAGAAGCAAGCGTTGCAAGGTTGATGGCGGCTGAAGTTTTTCCAACACCACCTTTTATACTAAAAACTGATATCACAAACATATAACAGCGTTGATTATTTAAAGCTTACTAAAGGCACCAAAAAGAAAAATCCAGACAAACCAAGCAAAAACCATTCAATATGAAGGCTTCGGCGATTAAAGGTAGTGCTTTTATTTTGAGCATAAATGGCAACGTGGAAATGCAGCAAAAAGATTTTTGAAATAATTACCGATTGCATAAAAAAAAACTTGGAATTTAAGCGCTTTTAGTAATTTTGCCTCATCTACATCTCATTAAAAAAAAACAAAAATCATGAACATTCCAGCCAATTTAAAGTACACCAAAGATCACGAATGGATTAAAATTGAAGGTGAAACCGCCGTTATTGGTGTAACTGAATACGCACAAGGCGAATTAGGAGACATCGTTTTTATCGAAGTTGAAACTGAAGGTGAAACATTAGAAGAAGGTGAAACATTTGGAACAATAGAAGCAGTGAAAACTGTAAGTGATATGTTTATGCCAGTTGCCGGTGAAGTTCTTGAATTTAATGAAGCGCTGAACAGCAGCCCTGAGCTGGTAAACAAAGATCCTTACGGAGAAGGCTGGATAATTAAGATCAAAGTAAGTACACCTTCGCAAGTAGAAGATTTACTTGACTCAGCAGCATATGGAGCATTAATTGGCGCTTAATAACTCGTAATTTGCAACGCTCATCAACACTTCATGCTTAGATTTCTTAAAAACTTCTGGCCAGGATTATTGTGGGCTTGCGTTATTCTTGTATTAACCTTATTACCTGGCAACTATTTTCCCGGAATCAATAGTTTTTGGGAACTGTTTTCTCCAGATAAGCTGATACACATTTTTTTATTTGGCGTACTCAGCTATTTAATATTGCAAGGAGCTGAAAAGCAATATTCAGCCGACGATAAGCGTTATACTATCATATTGCCTTTATTAACCGCCATGCTTGGAGGTGTTATTACTGAAGTTTTACAGTCAGTTTTACCCATTGGCCGTGACGGGAACATGTTTGACACAATTGCTGATTTTGCAGGTTGTTTTACAGGTTTGATGATCTTTAGGGGTCTGAGAAAGAAAAAAAAGAAAAAATTGCAAACCAATGCAAAAAATATATAATTTAGCAGTCTGCCAGTAATGGTAGTTGAGTTTGCATAACTAATTATCAGTTAACAATATGGAAGCAAAAAAGAGCCCGAAAGCTGACCTTGAGTCTAAAAGGACCATGTTTGTTCAGATCGGTTTAATTGTTGCACTAGCAGCTATGTTGGTGGCCTTCGAATGGAAGACCTACGATGTAAAGCAGCTTGACCTAAGTGCACGCCAGGTTGAAAATGTAGAGGAGGATATGATTGAAATTACCAACCAGAACAAGCCTCCCCCACCTCCGGCACCACCTCCAACAACTACATTAATCAACATTGTACAGGATAATGTTGTTGTGGAAGATGACCTGAGCATTGATGCAGAAGCTACAGAACTTACTGTAATTCCAACTTATACTCCGGTAGTTGCTGAAGAGGAAGAAGTTGCAGAAGCTGAAATTTTTACGGTTGTTGAAGAATCACCAAGTTTCCCTGGCGGTGATGAAGCACGTATCAGATTTCTTCAGGAAAATATCAAATACCCTCAGATTGCCCGTGAAAGTAGTATTCAGGGAACTGTTTATGTAACGTTTGTTGTTGAGAAAAACGGAAATGTTACAGACGTAAGAATCCTCAGGGGTATTGGCGGTGGTTGCGACGAAGAAGCTGTTCGCGTAATTAAAGCCATGCCAAAATGGAATCCCGGAAAACAAAGAGGTAAACCTGTTCGTGTTCAGTTTAACATGCCTATCAAATTTACCCTCGCAGGATAATCCCAATAGAAGTTTTAAAAAAAATCCCGTTCTGGCAGAACGGGATTTTTTTTGCTTATGAAATAACGCTCATCAAACGTGTATTTGTCACCATCCAAAAACCATTCCGATACGAGCAAAGACAATCCAGAAGGTAAACAATAAATGGCCCGAAAAAGATTCCTGCCAGGTTCGATTAACAAACTCACAAAATGAACATCATAAAACCATATCAATTACAAAGATCCGGGTGGTCAATCTTTTTAATTGAATAGCTGGTCTTAACTACTACATTTCCTTTAATCATATGATAAACCGGGCAGTATCGTTCTTCGGCAAGAGCAATCACCTTATCCACATCCTGTTCGTTTGCATCAGAAAACAAAGTAAAATCAATTGTAATGACATTGAAGCTGGTAGGATGTTCTTTATTACGAATGCCGGCAGCCGATATTTCCATTCCGGGCAATACTTTTCCCGTTTTGCGTAACAACAGAGCGAGGGCAGAGCCATAACATGAAGTCAGACTTAAAAGTAAAAGTTCTAATGATGTATACCCCAGATTATCGCCATAGGGTGGAATATAATCAATTGAAACAGGTTCATTCTTATCAGCAATACCAATAAAATTCAATTTATCGTTTATCAGCTTCAGAGAAACATTTAGCTTTTGCGACTTGTCAATTATTTTTTCCATCTTTTGAAAATTCGGAGTTAATAAATAAATCCATACAGACAAAGATGAGACAAAGGCCATGGAATTAAAAAGAAAAGATGACCAATGGTTGAATATGCAGCACAAAAGTGATATTTATTAACCTGAACCGGTGAAATTAACTCAAACATCAGGCATAATATTCGGGGAGCTCAAATAACACAAGAAAAACGGGAGAGCCGGATAACCGGTCCTCCCGTTGGAAAACAAATATAAAGGAAACTTAGGGGGCGATTGATAAGTACTAAGCTGGAAATACCAGATTAATCCTT contains:
- a CDS encoding ParA family protein; this translates as MFVISVFSIKGGVGKTSAAINLATLASFAGEKTLLIDLDPQASSTFYLKVKPKIKTTVKRLLKGKSDIEEHIKSTEFVHLDILPATLAYREMETVLGEVKKAGSRIKDMILPLKDKYSWIFIDCPPGLTLLSKAIFNASNLVLIPVVPTTLSVRTYYDFIKFADEKPLVKGCTYKGFFSMVDRRKGLQKHILEEWDFRGMNFFLSSIPYLSDIEKMGIYLKPVVSSKPSSDAAKAFDALWSEIKKDHRSG
- the gcvH gene encoding glycine cleavage system protein GcvH — encoded protein: MNIPANLKYTKDHEWIKIEGETAVIGVTEYAQGELGDIVFIEVETEGETLEEGETFGTIEAVKTVSDMFMPVAGEVLEFNEALNSSPELVNKDPYGEGWIIKIKVSTPSQVEDLLDSAAYGALIGA
- the vanZ gene encoding VanZ family protein is translated as MLRFLKNFWPGLLWACVILVLTLLPGNYFPGINSFWELFSPDKLIHIFLFGVLSYLILQGAEKQYSADDKRYTIILPLLTAMLGGVITEVLQSVLPIGRDGNMFDTIADFAGCFTGLMIFRGLRKKKKKKLQTNAKNI
- a CDS encoding energy transducer TonB, yielding MEAKKSPKADLESKRTMFVQIGLIVALAAMLVAFEWKTYDVKQLDLSARQVENVEEDMIEITNQNKPPPPPAPPPTTTLINIVQDNVVVEDDLSIDAEATELTVIPTYTPVVAEEEEVAEAEIFTVVEESPSFPGGDEARIRFLQENIKYPQIARESSIQGTVYVTFVVEKNGNVTDVRILRGIGGGCDEEAVRVIKAMPKWNPGKQRGKPVRVQFNMPIKFTLAG
- a CDS encoding OsmC family protein; the protein is MEKIIDKSQKLNVSLKLINDKLNFIGIADKNEPVSIDYIPPYGDNLGYTSLELLLLSLTSCYGSALALLLRKTGKVLPGMEISAAGIRNKEHPTSFNVITIDFTLFSDANEQDVDKVIALAEERYCPVYHMIKGNVVVKTSYSIKKIDHPDLCN